GTCATCTTCATTCTGTCCATGATCGTCACCTTTTTGGTGAGAGTGTCTCTGGACGTGTGCCGGAATTCAGCCGTATGGGTGTCACGGATAGCCTCCGAATACCTGGATACGGAAGTCCGTGTCGACAAGCTGAGCCTGGTGTGGCTTGACCGGGTATATCTCCGGGACATCACTTTGTATGAGCAGCATTCCGACCGGATCCTCCTCACGTCTTCTCAGGTCACCGTTAATCTGTCACCTGCCGCCATATTTTCCGGCAATTATATCAGCAGTATCCAGTCCGTGACTGCAGAAGGTATATCCGGCAGCGTAAGGCGCCTTAAGGACGGCTCTTCCAACATTGACTTTCTGATACACCGTCCCCAAAAGAAGGAAAAGAGCGATCGTCTCAGGACTGTGATCTACGTGCGGAACGCAGACGTTGCGGTCTCGGATGAGATCACGGGCATGAAGGAGCATTTTACCCGTCTTTCTTCCCGCGTCAATATGCAAAGGCCCGATTCGGTGTCGGTGAATTCCAGGCTGGATATGGAATGCGCCCGGAACCTGTTCGTGGTATTTCAGACCGATACTCTCACCGGCAGGTATTCTCTGGACACCAATATAGGGTCTCTCGATCTTTCCCGTCTTGCTCCTCTGTATCCTTCCGGCGCCACCCGTGTCTCCGGCAGCGTGAAGGGCTATGCAGGCGTCTCAGGCAGGCTTGCAAAGCTGTCCGAGCCCGAGCGCGTTTCCTGCAGCCTCAAGATCGCCAATGCGGGAGGCGCTTATTCCGGATATTCCCTGGAGGGACTGTCCGGGTATCTCCAATGCAGGAACACCCGTTCCGTGGTCTATCTGAACGGCGCTGTCAACGGTATCCCCTTTACAGCCAAGGGCACCGGTCTTTCTGTCAGCCGGGATCTGTTCAGACCTGCCCTGGAAATGTCCGTTTCTCTGAGAAAGGTGTCCCTCGCCGGTGTCAAAAGCCATATCCCCGCTCTTGCAGCCCTGAAAAGCCTGCCCTCTCTCGGCGGCGAAATGGATATGTCCCTTGTGCTCAAGGGGACCCTGCAGGACCCGACAGTCAGAGTCAGGACCAGGATAAGGAACGGCTCCTTTGCCGACTACCGGTTCAGAGACAGCATGGTGTATCTGGAATACGGCCACAGCACCGTGAACACGGAGATCAAGCTGAAGCTTGATGATTCGTCTGTGTGGCTGTGCGGGACCTGCGGAGGAGTAAGTCTCTCCCGTTTTGACCCCTCAAAGACCCGTCTGGCCCTGAGAGGCAATCTGGTGTGCAATGACGTGTCGGACTATCTGCCCGACAACCCCTACGGCATCAGCGGCAAGGTCATGTCCGAGTATTATGTGACCGGCTCTCTGACAGATCCCCGGGCAGTGGCCAACCTGAGCGCTCTCCGGTCCGGCTTTTTTGTGAACAAGCAGGAGATCAGGGACGTGGAGCTCAGCACTGCCGTGTCCTATGACAAGGCCCGGGGGATCACATTTGACAGGCTCATCATCAAAAACTTTCTTGACGCCAATATCATGCTCTCCGCCGAGATAAAGGACCCTTCCCACATCACCGGCAGGGCCTACGTCTCCGAGCTGCAGCTGTCCAGACTGATGGCCTTTTTGGGCAAGAGCGACGTGGATATCAGGGGCGATCTGGCCTTTGTGGGAGGCTACAAGCTCCGCTCCGGTCAGGTGTATCTCAACGGTGAGTGCGAGCTGTATGATTTCAGCTACAACACCTACAAGATAGATTATCTCAATTGCCTGTTTGATGCTTCGCGGGATCTGGTCACTGTGAAGAATATGGCTCTTCTTGCCGTGCCTTCTCAGGTGGGCTTTTCCGGTATCATAAGAGATCCCCTCAGCTCCAGACCCACCTTCAAGGGTGATTTTGCCATCCAGAATGCCGACGCACTCACTGTGTGCAGGATCTTTGACTATACCATGACTACGCCTATGGAGGGGGTTGTAAACGGGACCCTTGCCATCAATGGTATGCTCGATATGTCCGGGAACCAATTCCGCTTCCGGGACCTGTCCGGCGCAGGCAGTCTGGATTTCAACGACCTGATGATAGACAAGTATCCCTTTGACTATCTGCACGTTGACGCCCTCGTATCCGACAACACTGTGTATTTCAATGATATCGACGGGCGGGCCTCCGTGTTCAACGCCATTGACGACAACAAATTCACCCGCGTGACCGGTAACGGCTATATCGACCTGAAGGACTATGGCGTAAAGGGCGACCTCCTGGTGTCCGACGTGAATATATCCGACTTCAGGGGCTATTTCAGCGACTATGTGAACGCCTCCGGACTGTGTGATCTGACTGTGTCAGTCGACGGATATATGAACAGCCTCAACGTCACCTGCAACGGCGCCTTCAGAAGGGTCACCTTCAACGGCAAAAACTATTCCAACGTGACACTCTCGGCGTCTCTCCTGCATTCCGAATCCGTCGCTCTGGATCTCTTTATGGAAAAAGACCCCGAGACGCTCCACCTCTATGCCG
This region of Abditibacteriota bacterium genomic DNA includes:
- a CDS encoding translocation/assembly module TamB domain-containing protein; this encodes MFKFSQYKAHLLFVILPVIFILSMIVTFLVRVSLDVCRNSAVWVSRIASEYLDTEVRVDKLSLVWLDRVYLRDITLYEQHSDRILLTSSQVTVNLSPAAIFSGNYISSIQSVTAEGISGSVRRLKDGSSNIDFLIHRPQKKEKSDRLRTVIYVRNADVAVSDEITGMKEHFTRLSSRVNMQRPDSVSVNSRLDMECARNLFVVFQTDTLTGRYSLDTNIGSLDLSRLAPLYPSGATRVSGSVKGYAGVSGRLAKLSEPERVSCSLKIANAGGAYSGYSLEGLSGYLQCRNTRSVVYLNGAVNGIPFTAKGTGLSVSRDLFRPALEMSVSLRKVSLAGVKSHIPALAALKSLPSLGGEMDMSLVLKGTLQDPTVRVRTRIRNGSFADYRFRDSMVYLEYGHSTVNTEIKLKLDDSSVWLCGTCGGVSLSRFDPSKTRLALRGNLVCNDVSDYLPDNPYGISGKVMSEYYVTGSLTDPRAVANLSALRSGFFVNKQEIRDVELSTAVSYDKARGITFDRLIIKNFLDANIMLSAEIKDPSHITGRAYVSELQLSRLMAFLGKSDVDIRGDLAFVGGYKLRSGQVYLNGECELYDFSYNTYKIDYLNCLFDASRDLVTVKNMALLAVPSQVGFSGIIRDPLSSRPTFKGDFAIQNADALTVCRIFDYTMTTPMEGVVNGTLAINGMLDMSGNQFRFRDLSGAGSLDFNDLMIDKYPFDYLHVDALVSDNTVYFNDIDGRASVFNAIDDNKFTRVTGNGYIDLKDYGVKGDLLVSDVNISDFRGYFSDYVNASGLCDLTVSVDGYMNSLNVTCNGAFRRVTFNGKNYSNVTLSASLLHSESVALDLFMEKDPETLHLYAEDYNIRTRSVGRAGLNADNISAIELLELYSMSPLGVKDESRKFLSYLPSLTGGDINAELEINGSIDSLSGKGSLTGTDIICGSEHMQNMNLELEMDKGVINMPDLTLEFPDIYITADAYPLYDKDKRTNTNLSVINLPVSRVSNYTSVKNLDGLLTVDALIEGRITSPSISASLDLQHPSYNGIRVDRISAGKIVLDGDKLDFSKGLKLLIGDYSAVVYGSVPWDSETMRPDRDGELDIHFDMDRQNLAFADTLYASNSTKPSDGIFDSHISVTGSIAKPVIEGYVNIEEGTVCPAGTLTLNNINGNVTLSNNGGTEPLLITFRDCSFSDDQGKPNACVITDGSYIRVASLQDSEMDISCIFDDYHLDAGGITSYQEKIRGTINGTLTASGSLSAPLITDNGTPVTVDKLYCSVAKLSQKTEEDTDMDDSIKAARENTELMGFAGPPPAPRPARSFDPVFDINLRADNCDIRPPMTKISCDTSATIKGTLSDPDIAADGVVRSGRVLLHVARLRINKGSNVRFTYADHTPDAILDASAFTDVRTTDKLGINNSYRVTVNLSGSIKNMNMEMTSDPEGLNETEILSAIGKFGISKNGLTGNSYEFNPVNMAASVGISTIMSPIEDFFVDTMGVDVLSFDYMDKEYALVNIEKTFGKRYFISFYQNFLNTNSSSSHTGISKWELKAGAKLFNKYRLTLGTNDNHEVKAEISFGMSF